DNA sequence from the Siniperca chuatsi isolate FFG_IHB_CAS linkage group LG3, ASM2008510v1, whole genome shotgun sequence genome:
ACAGGTcaactgtatgttttattgttttccactggtaacagaaaatgtgacaaagcACCTGATGTTCGCACTGACCGTTTTTGGgggtttgtttttcttgggtTTAGCTTTGCTTTGGTCTGGCTCTTTGTTGGCAGCCGAGTGGTCCAGCACATCATAAATGGACTTGGGCCGAGGCTCTAGACTCTGAAAGAATTTCTCATATCAGTTTCCAAGACATATAAAACAGCAGGGAAGATGGAGGACAAaaattatgtgtgtttgtctatatACTGATGAATAGAAAGGTGCTTACAGCATAGAAAGACGTAGACTGAGCAGTTATCACATCCATGttgtcttcctctgtctttctctccttcctttcttctctgTTCTGCTTTCGTTTTCTGCTGGTGTCGCCACCTTTAGTGATGCGTTCTttctaaaaatgacaatttaatacatcaaaagaaaaatcaataacaAAACCTGGATAACACACAAACTAGACTATAAGGATTTTCTCGTGATGTAGCATTACCTCACAACAGCTCCTTCTCTAGTTTTGTGTCTTGTGACAtcttgaaattgcttgttttgtccagccagtggtccaaaacccagagataTTCAACTTACTATTACATAAGACaagaaaatgcagcaaatcctAAGAATTCGGGAGCTGGAACTAGATAGtgtttggcacttttgcttgaaaaaacgattaatcaactaTCAAATAGTAGCCGATTAATTTtgtgttgatcgactaatcaagcTAAATCTAATTTGAACATTAAAAAGATGGGCTTCATCTGGAGCTTCAGAAACTCATCTACAATACTGCCTGTCAGCTTCATGTCACTCATAATGCCACAGTTTAAGTCTGCAACAAGCAATATTCTTACTTTGCAACATGCTGTTTCTTAACTTCTGACAGGTTAAGAGCATGCAGGACACATCTTACCCAATGTCCCCTGAAGACACACATCGAACCGACCACACTGAAAACCAGCAGCACAGCAGTGAAGACGGCAACTATGATGAATTCTGTGTAATCCAACATTACGAGCTTTATGTAGCCCTCATCTGGAAAACACAATATTCAATGTCAGTCTTTGCCAGGAATCTGGCAGAGGTTTGCTGATAAATTCCTGATCTGTCAAGAGAGCAATCCACTggctaaaaatatttaatacattGAATATATTGAATACATTGTCAGCATCAGTATTGATCCACTAATGGCTTTTGACATgtacagtggttcccaacctgggggtcaggacCCTCCAAGGGGTgccaagataaatctgaagggccccaaaaatacaaaatttctgttacacaaaattatatatatatatattttttgacttttctcagaagttttgtttttcttgtgaaatacatAATATTTTCACCTTTGTGGGGGCTTTTAATATCCTTCAAATAAAACTATCAGATGCTTGAACTCCTCACAACTCATGTCCACTCAAACATAGAAGGGCCATTGGAAACAAACCACACAGCATTGCATTGAGTAGCTAGATCATTAGCTaacaatgtgtaaataagtgACCTACCACTTTCTCCAACAATTCATGTGACTTTGTGAcaagcagaactttgttttttcctgtatCTGTTGGAAGCAGGGAAACTAATATTTATACACCTGCATATATATAACTGCTAAAGACTAAACTTCTAGTCCCACCACTACatcagtttttctttgttgatTTTTCAACAAATCACTACATATTTTGCGTTCACACATCACATATCGTTTAATCAGTCGTTACCAGCAAGAGTCAGAAAAACTGTTTACATCAACCTCCGAGTTGAAGGTCAGAGGTATCAAGAATTTCTGACCGCTACGATATCTCCTACTTGGTAAAAAGAACTACAGATGTgacaaaatggctgcaaagccaCCATCGCTGACTATattaatttgattcattttatgtttgtaGCAGTTTGTTAACAAATAAAGCAAGATACAAAGGAAGGCATCTTGCTTCACTGCTACAAATACGAAACACAACAGAAGTAGCAAATTTAGGCTATTAATGATGTGACTACAAATCTATCAGTGGGTGTGACCTTTTTGGAATAATATGTTAACACTCCAAGTCAGAATAACGGGAACTATTGTTGTTCTTCCTAACTGTCAACCCCTCCTTTTTTTCATGCCGCTGGTCAGCCTTGTGTGATCTTGCATCCCACAGTCCTTTGCGACAGCAGATGAAGAGGAGCAAACTTTATGCTCTTGCACCACATCCAGTGGGTCTTCACCATAAGGCAGTGAAAAAGGTTGAGATTACAAAatcattattaatgtaatttgtttatACATGAGAGCTCACACCTTGTTATCACCTCCAATTTCAAGATCTCCTACAAATAAAGAAGAGACCTGAAGAGATGTAATAAATCTGGTTACTGCTACTTCTTTCATTCACATTATCTTCTTTTTCATACTCACTTCTCACTCGAACAAACCAGTACACCTTGGCTGTTTTATATTGGCAATAGTATTCTCCTGAACTCAGGTTTTTCAGCTCCAATGTCAGTTCAAAATCTTTTGGCTGGCCAGCCGTCGCAGCGACGTCACAGCTGTATATCTGTCTGTTGAGATTAT
Encoded proteins:
- the si:ch211-243a20.4 gene encoding uncharacterized protein si:ch211-243a20.4; translation: MEAQQFWHLSFMSTWIFVFFFPSVCSGMDTPKIDLESTVFVALAGEDLKIKSTLKVPANQSSDILTCQSNNLNRQIYSCDVAATAGQPKDFELTLELKNLSSGEYYCQYKTAKVYWFVRVRNEGYIKLVMLDYTEFIIVAVFTAVLLVFSVVGSMCVFRGHWKERITKGGDTSRKRKQNREERKERKTEEDNMDVITAQSTSFYASLEPRPKSIYDVLDHSAANKEPDQSKAKPKKNKPPKTMAQTTQPKQEDVSESVYENF